GCTTCAACCAAAACGATGGGAAGCTGGTCGATAACGGTTACGCATTCTTCGGCTTCTTTTTCTCCCTTGGCACGATGCATAGAATAATAAACCTCACCCCAATTTACGATGCTCATCAAAATCTGGCACTTCCCCTTTTCAGAATCCTCTAGAGCTTGTTGAACAATATCAGCTCCCTCCTCGCCTTCCAAATAGGCTATTAAAGCATAGCTATCCAGCACAAACTTCTTTTTCACCTTGAAGCCTCCTCTTTCCGATCCGAGAGAAGAACCTTCAGAGCCGATTTACCTCCCTGAAACATCCCACGAGCATCTTTGATGGGGTTCGTCAAAAGGGGCTTTATCACTATTTCGCCGTTCTTTTCTTCAACCTTTACTTTCGTGCCCTTAATGATGTGGTATTTTTTTCTCAAGTTTGCTGGAATCACGATCTGTCCTTTTGCAGTAGCCTTTACGATTGCCATGTTTAACATTTCCTTTATGTTATAACCTATCAAAAAAGTACAACATTTTGAATTAAGAATCAACCAAAAATATATCCTACATTTTTGAAGACGATACCTGCTAGGCGCTATGAAGCAACAAAATCTATTTTGAGGAAGACAGCTTGCGGGGGGACAGCCCCCGCCCTACTTGAGGATGCTACAAAAGGGCTTGCAGCCAAAGGTCGAGGCACATGCCTAAGAAGATCAATCCAAGGTAGGGATAGGCGGATATCTTATAGACCCTCCAGGCATCCCTCTCTCCTCGTCTTCTGGAAAGATAAACATTGCTTAAGAACATCAGGATTCCCAATACATTGGCGATGATTAAATAAAGCATGGAGAATTTGCCCACAAAATAGAGACCAATGGTCGTTGCATAAAGAAGGATGGATAAAGCCAGCAAAGTTCTTATTGTGGTCTCGATTCCCCGATTGATGGGGAACATCACCACACGGGCTTGCAAGAAATCGTCTCGATAGGCGGTCATCAAACTCCAGACGTGAATGGGAGTCCAGGATAAGATGAGTAGGCAGAGCAATCCGATGGTCAAATCGAGCTTATGGCTTATGGCAGTATAACCCACCAAGATGGGTGCAGAACCCGATATTCCTCCCAGAATGTGGGTTATGGACCGCTTGCGACCGACCACAGCCGTTGTAATGCCCAAGGCTCCAGATAGAAAGCAAAGAGGATGTAAATACCAGGCAAGGGCAAGAGCGATGATCAACAGACCGATGGCATAGGGCAACATTTTCTCGGGTGGATTGATCCTTTTGGAAGGGAGGGCGCGATGCTTGGTTCTCTTCATGAGGGCATCGACTTCACGATCGAGGTAGTTGGTGAGACCATTGCAACCAGCGCTTCCCAGAATAACAGCAACGGCGGTTATCAGAAGAAGGTTGGACGGAGGAAATCCCTTTCCGGCGACGATGGCGGCGCAGATACCAATGAAGGCGAGAAGGATGGTTTCCTTTGGTTTCATTACCTCAACATAATTCTTGATCGTTGCTACGACGTTGCTCACTAACTCTTCCTCTTCTACCTTTTCGATGACCATTTATGTTGCCTTCCTATCTATAAACTTCCCTTCTATGCTTTACTCTTACAATTGTGATAGTCTTATTCTCGCCATCGACCATATATAAAATCCGATAATTCCCGTAACGTAACCGCCATTCCTCTCGATTAGTAAGCTTTTTGGTTATTCTTCCTTAATTCTTGAAGCACCAAGGCAATTTTATCCCTGACTTTGCTACTCGGCAAAATGTTCACACCCATTATTGTCACCTCTGTTGTACAGTATACTGCTCATTGCTTTGAAATCAATTAAATTTTTAGTATCTGGTCTCAATCCGAACCAATTCTCGATAAGCCAGAATGAGCTGTTGAGT
The Actinomycetota bacterium DNA segment above includes these coding regions:
- a CDS encoding type II toxin-antitoxin system VapC family toxin codes for the protein MKKKFVLDSYALIAYLEGEEGADIVQQALEDSEKGKCQILMSIVNWGEVYYSMHRAKGEKEAEECVTVIDQLPIVLVEADREITYEASKFKAKHSIAFGDCFAAALAIQNECEVITGDKEFERLEKEAKILWL
- a CDS encoding AbrB/MazE/SpoVT family DNA-binding domain-containing protein; the protein is MAIVKATAKGQIVIPANLRKKYHIIKGTKVKVEEKNGEIVIKPLLTNPIKDARGMFQGGKSALKVLLSDRKEEASR
- a CDS encoding protoheme IX farnesyltransferase, with translation MVIEKVEEEELVSNVVATIKNYVEVMKPKETILLAFIGICAAIVAGKGFPPSNLLLITAVAVILGSAGCNGLTNYLDREVDALMKRTKHRALPSKRINPPEKMLPYAIGLLIIALALAWYLHPLCFLSGALGITTAVVGRKRSITHILGGISGSAPILVGYTAISHKLDLTIGLLCLLILSWTPIHVWSLMTAYRDDFLQARVVMFPINRGIETTIRTLLALSILLYATTIGLYFVGKFSMLYLIIANVLGILMFLSNVYLSRRRGERDAWRVYKISAYPYLGLIFLGMCLDLWLQALL